From one Lycium ferocissimum isolate CSIRO_LF1 chromosome 5, AGI_CSIRO_Lferr_CH_V1, whole genome shotgun sequence genomic stretch:
- the LOC132055367 gene encoding ESCRT-related protein CHMP1A has protein sequence MGNTEKLMNQIMELKFTSKSLQRQARKCEKDEKSEKLKVKKAIEKGNMDGARIYAENAIRKRSEQMNYLRLSSRLDAVVARLDTQAKMSTISKSMGNIVKSLESSLNTGNLQKMSETMDSFERQFVNMEVQAEFMESSMAGSTSLSTPEDQVNSLMHQVADDYGLEVSVGLPQAAGHAIPTKDAEKVDEDDLTRRLAELKARG, from the exons ATGGGAAACACAGAGAAATTGATGAATCAGATCATGGAACTCAAATTCACATCAAAGAGTCTTCAACGTCAAGCCCGAAAatgtgaaaaagatgaaaaatcgGAGAAACTTAAGGTGAAAAAAGCAATAGAAAAAGGTAACATGGATGGTGCTAGAATATACGCTGAAAACGCAATCCGTAAACGGAGTGAACAGATGAATTATCTCCGTTTATCTTCACGTCTCGATGCTGTTGTGGCTAGACTTGATACTCAGGCGAAAATGAGCACGATtagtaaatctatgggcaaTATCGTCAAATCACTTGAGTCCTCTCTCAATACAG GTAATCTTCAAAAGATGTCTGAGACGATGGATTCATTTGAGCGCCAGTTCGTTAATATGGAAGTTCAAGCTGAGTTTATGGAGAGTTCAATGGCTGGAAGTACGTCGTTGTCGACTCCGGAGGACCAGGTTAACAGTCTAATGCACCAGGTGGCAGATGATTACGGCCTTGAGGTATCTGTTGGGCTTCCACAAGCAGCTGGCCATGCTATTCCTACTAAGGATGCTGAGAAAGTTGACGAGGATGATCTAACCAGGCGCCTTGCTGAGCTGAAGGCGCGTGGGTAA
- the LOC132055369 gene encoding anoctamin-like protein At1g73020 isoform X1: MNGNGGEEETAFEIGVVIPKSCSGNFKDGDNYNKSVDCIEVLVDEFQKAGLIVDRVVGLQNEFIRLGAPLKTLIQAAAELQLKKRTHIGVDLQFHWDEVEAYERQPDGSLFSWFERYCCYRHIIYGIVNTSTSTVILKSDGNEVHWEPGKSLLPILESADIVKEVFPVHDEKKRKQLLRSWALNWWDFTVQPIDDICNYYGTKIASYFAFLGMYTRWMLFPAAFGLTVQLVDFGSLQLFVLSAFFISIISWAVLFFQFWKRKNSALLVRWQMNYPAGSDNGSRFSEGEWYQFHSPVELMKKQGADKPEKPRGKEAFQREEWLGHFMRFRNDAMIILSIICLQLPFELAFAHVYEVLRSDISKFCLTAVYLFIIQYFNKIGGKISVKLVKYENNKNIERRADSWVYKVFGLYFMQSYIGIFYHALLHRNIMTLRQVLIQRLIISEVLENMLENSLPYLKYSFKKYRAVGNKRKREKGTSSEKTQYMSRVEKEYLKPDYSASIGEELEDGLFDDFLELALQFGMIMMFACAFPLGFAFATLNNITEIRTDALKLLAMLRRPIPRPDATIGAWLNIFQFLIVMSICTNCILLVCLYDHEGKWKISPGLAAILIMEHVLLLIKYVFSRIVPEEPAWIRANRMKNATHVHDMCSRQLLRSISGEKMHAESKKDE; the protein is encoded by the exons ATGAATGGGAATGGTGGAGAGGAAGAAACGGCCTTTGAAATAGGCGTGGTGATTCCGAAGAGTTGTTCAGGAAATTTTAAGGATGGAGATAATTATAATAAGAGTGTTGATTGCATTGAGGTTCTTGTTGACGAGTTTCAAAAAGCGGGATTAATTGTTGATAGAGTTGTTGGCCTTCAAAATGAATTCATCAGG TTGGGAGCGCCACTAAAAACTCTTATCCAGGCTGCAGCAGAGTTGCAGTTGAAGAAACGGACTCATATCG GAGTGGATTTGCAATTTCACTGGGATGAGGTTGAAGCTTATGAAAGGCAGCCAGATGGCTCCTTATTTAGTTGGTTTGAACGCTACTGTTGCTACCGTCACATAATATATGGGATT GTGAACACAAGCACCTCAACAGTTATATTAAAGTCTGATGGAAATGAGGTGCACTGGGAGCCAGGAAAGTCTCTTTTGCCAATATTGGAGTCGGCGGACATTGTTAAAGAAGTGTTCCCTGTGCATG ATGAAAAAAAGAGGAAGCAGCTTCTAAGAAGTTGGGCATTGAACTGGTGGGACTTCACTGTGCAGCCTATAGATGATATTTGTAACTACTATGGAACGAAG ATAGCTTCCTATTTCGCATTTCTTGGGATGTACACAAGATGGATGCTCTTCCCAGCTGCATTTGGACTTACAGTGCAGTTAGTGGATTTTGG GTCATTGCAGTTGTTTGTCCTATCTGCTTTCTTCATAAGCATAATTTCTTGGGCTGTGTTATTTTTCCAATTCTGGAAACGTAAAAACTCCGCTCTTCTTGTCAG GTGGCAGATGAATTATCCGGCTGGTTCGGACAATGGATCTAGATTCTCGGAAGGTGAATGGTATCAGTTTCATTCCCCTGTGGAGCTCATGAAGAAACAGGGAGCTGACAAACCTGAAAAACCAAGAGGAAAAGAAGCATTTCAAAGAGAGGAATGGCTTGGTCATTTCATGAGATTCAGAAATGATGCCATGATTATACTGAGCATCATATGTCTCCAGTTGCCTTTTGAATTGGCTTTTGCTCATGTCTACGAGGTTTTGAGGTCTGACATATCAAA GTTTTGTCTGACGGCTGTATACCTCTTTATTATTCAGTACTTCAACAAAATTGGTGGAAAGATATCTGTGAAGCTTGTAAAATATGAGAACAACAAAAACATAGAACGGAGAGCTGACAGTTGGGTTTACAAG GTCTTTGGCCTTTACTTCATGCAATCCTACATTGGAATCTTCTATCATGCTTTATTGCACCGCAATATTATGACACTACGCCAAGTTCTCATTCAACGTCTAATTAtatcagag GTGCTGGAGAATATGTTGGAGAACTCTCTGCCTTACTTAAAATACAGCTTTAAGAAATATAGAGCTGTGGG aaacaagagaaaacGCGAGAAAGGAACGTCCTCGGAGAAGACCCAATATATGTCTAGAGTAGAAAAGGAGTACCTTAAACCTGATTATTCTGCTAGTATTGGAGAGGAGCTTGAAGACGGACTTTTCGATG ATTTTCTGGAATTGGCATTGCAATTTGGTATGATCATGATGTTTGCTTGTGCATTTCCACTTGGTTTTGCCTTTGCTACTTTG AACAACATCACAGAGATACGAACAGATGCACTGAAATTGCTTGCCATGTTAAGAAGGCCCATTCCACGTCCCGATGCAACAATTGGAGCTTGGCTAAACATATTTCAG TTTCTGATTGTCATGTCAATATGTACGAACTGCATTCTCCTCGTATGCCTGTATGATCATGAGGGGAAATGGAAAATATCACCTGGACTTGCTGCAATTCTCATTATGGAACATGTACTTTTGCTCATAAAATATGTATTCTCACGCATTGTTCCAGAG GAGCCGGCCTGGATAAGAGCTAATAGGATGAAGAATGCAACTCATGTACATGATATGTGCTCTAGACAGCTTTTAAGGAGCATATCGGGTGAAAAGATGCATGCTGAATCAAAGAAAGATGAGTAG
- the LOC132055368 gene encoding small ribosomal subunit protein uS8my-like — protein MGRRILNDALRTIVNAEKRGFASAELKPVSNVIANFLQIMKYRGYIKDFQVHDPHRVGKISVQLLGRVNDCRALTYRQDIKAAAIEHYKTRTLPTRQWGYVVITTPNGVLDHEEAQRQNVGGQVIGYFY, from the exons ATGGGGAGGAGAATATTGAACGACGCATTAAGGACGATCGTAAATGCAGAAAAGAGAGGATTTGCTTCTGCTGAGCTTAAACCTGTCTCTAATGTTATTGCTAATTTCCTCCAAATCATGAAATATCGAG GTTATATTAAAGACTTTCAAGTACACGATCCTCATAGAGTTGGTAAGATATCTGTTCAACTGCTTGGAAGGGTCAATGATTGCCGAGCTCTCACCTATAGACAGGATATCAAGGCTGCAGCCATTGAGCATTACAAAACACGCACGCTACCAACACGTCAG TGGGGATATGTTGTAATTACAACACCAAATGGAGTTTTGGATCACGAAGAAGCTCAGCGGCAAAATGTGGGTGGACAAGTTATTGGCTACTTCTATTGA
- the LOC132055369 gene encoding anoctamin-like protein At1g73020 isoform X2, with amino-acid sequence MEDSWARTDLGAPLKTLIQAAAELQLKKRTHIGVDLQFHWDEVEAYERQPDGSLFSWFERYCCYRHIIYGIVNTSTSTVILKSDGNEVHWEPGKSLLPILESADIVKEVFPVHDEKKRKQLLRSWALNWWDFTVQPIDDICNYYGTKIASYFAFLGMYTRWMLFPAAFGLTVQLVDFGSLQLFVLSAFFISIISWAVLFFQFWKRKNSALLVRWQMNYPAGSDNGSRFSEGEWYQFHSPVELMKKQGADKPEKPRGKEAFQREEWLGHFMRFRNDAMIILSIICLQLPFELAFAHVYEVLRSDISKFCLTAVYLFIIQYFNKIGGKISVKLVKYENNKNIERRADSWVYKVFGLYFMQSYIGIFYHALLHRNIMTLRQVLIQRLIISEVLENMLENSLPYLKYSFKKYRAVGNKRKREKGTSSEKTQYMSRVEKEYLKPDYSASIGEELEDGLFDDFLELALQFGMIMMFACAFPLGFAFATLNNITEIRTDALKLLAMLRRPIPRPDATIGAWLNIFQFLIVMSICTNCILLVCLYDHEGKWKISPGLAAILIMEHVLLLIKYVFSRIVPEEPAWIRANRMKNATHVHDMCSRQLLRSISGEKMHAESKKDE; translated from the exons ATGGAGGATTCATGGGCGAGAACTGAC TTGGGAGCGCCACTAAAAACTCTTATCCAGGCTGCAGCAGAGTTGCAGTTGAAGAAACGGACTCATATCG GAGTGGATTTGCAATTTCACTGGGATGAGGTTGAAGCTTATGAAAGGCAGCCAGATGGCTCCTTATTTAGTTGGTTTGAACGCTACTGTTGCTACCGTCACATAATATATGGGATT GTGAACACAAGCACCTCAACAGTTATATTAAAGTCTGATGGAAATGAGGTGCACTGGGAGCCAGGAAAGTCTCTTTTGCCAATATTGGAGTCGGCGGACATTGTTAAAGAAGTGTTCCCTGTGCATG ATGAAAAAAAGAGGAAGCAGCTTCTAAGAAGTTGGGCATTGAACTGGTGGGACTTCACTGTGCAGCCTATAGATGATATTTGTAACTACTATGGAACGAAG ATAGCTTCCTATTTCGCATTTCTTGGGATGTACACAAGATGGATGCTCTTCCCAGCTGCATTTGGACTTACAGTGCAGTTAGTGGATTTTGG GTCATTGCAGTTGTTTGTCCTATCTGCTTTCTTCATAAGCATAATTTCTTGGGCTGTGTTATTTTTCCAATTCTGGAAACGTAAAAACTCCGCTCTTCTTGTCAG GTGGCAGATGAATTATCCGGCTGGTTCGGACAATGGATCTAGATTCTCGGAAGGTGAATGGTATCAGTTTCATTCCCCTGTGGAGCTCATGAAGAAACAGGGAGCTGACAAACCTGAAAAACCAAGAGGAAAAGAAGCATTTCAAAGAGAGGAATGGCTTGGTCATTTCATGAGATTCAGAAATGATGCCATGATTATACTGAGCATCATATGTCTCCAGTTGCCTTTTGAATTGGCTTTTGCTCATGTCTACGAGGTTTTGAGGTCTGACATATCAAA GTTTTGTCTGACGGCTGTATACCTCTTTATTATTCAGTACTTCAACAAAATTGGTGGAAAGATATCTGTGAAGCTTGTAAAATATGAGAACAACAAAAACATAGAACGGAGAGCTGACAGTTGGGTTTACAAG GTCTTTGGCCTTTACTTCATGCAATCCTACATTGGAATCTTCTATCATGCTTTATTGCACCGCAATATTATGACACTACGCCAAGTTCTCATTCAACGTCTAATTAtatcagag GTGCTGGAGAATATGTTGGAGAACTCTCTGCCTTACTTAAAATACAGCTTTAAGAAATATAGAGCTGTGGG aaacaagagaaaacGCGAGAAAGGAACGTCCTCGGAGAAGACCCAATATATGTCTAGAGTAGAAAAGGAGTACCTTAAACCTGATTATTCTGCTAGTATTGGAGAGGAGCTTGAAGACGGACTTTTCGATG ATTTTCTGGAATTGGCATTGCAATTTGGTATGATCATGATGTTTGCTTGTGCATTTCCACTTGGTTTTGCCTTTGCTACTTTG AACAACATCACAGAGATACGAACAGATGCACTGAAATTGCTTGCCATGTTAAGAAGGCCCATTCCACGTCCCGATGCAACAATTGGAGCTTGGCTAAACATATTTCAG TTTCTGATTGTCATGTCAATATGTACGAACTGCATTCTCCTCGTATGCCTGTATGATCATGAGGGGAAATGGAAAATATCACCTGGACTTGCTGCAATTCTCATTATGGAACATGTACTTTTGCTCATAAAATATGTATTCTCACGCATTGTTCCAGAG GAGCCGGCCTGGATAAGAGCTAATAGGATGAAGAATGCAACTCATGTACATGATATGTGCTCTAGACAGCTTTTAAGGAGCATATCGGGTGAAAAGATGCATGCTGAATCAAAGAAAGATGAGTAG